In a single window of the Streptacidiphilus sp. P02-A3a genome:
- a CDS encoding SDR family oxidoreductase — protein sequence MRISGSIVVVTGAAGGIGAALARRFAAEGARGLLLADLDAGKVEDLAQALDREGCHTVGVGSDVTRESDVRALVETAEKHLGPVDLFCSNAGIGSGAGIEAPDEVWQACWDVNVMAHVYAARAVLPGMLKRGRGYLLNTASAAGLLQMPGDAAYTATKHAAVAFAESLAVTYGDRGIKVSALCPQGVHTGLTADPGVRSVLSAFGEIITPEQVADAVVEGLADERFLILPHPEVAEHEQGRAADRDRWLSGVRRAVSHLDVKLSEQPLVQPLG from the coding sequence ATGCGGATCAGTGGATCGATCGTGGTCGTGACCGGCGCGGCCGGGGGCATCGGGGCGGCGCTGGCACGGCGCTTCGCCGCCGAGGGCGCCCGCGGGCTGCTGCTGGCCGACCTGGACGCGGGCAAGGTCGAGGATCTGGCCCAGGCACTCGACCGTGAGGGATGTCACACCGTCGGCGTGGGCAGCGACGTGACCCGCGAGAGCGACGTCCGGGCGCTGGTGGAGACCGCCGAGAAGCACCTCGGCCCGGTCGACCTGTTCTGCAGCAACGCGGGCATCGGCTCCGGCGCGGGCATCGAGGCGCCGGACGAGGTGTGGCAGGCCTGCTGGGACGTCAACGTGATGGCGCACGTCTACGCCGCGCGCGCGGTGCTGCCGGGGATGCTCAAGCGCGGCCGGGGCTACCTGCTCAACACCGCCTCGGCCGCCGGGCTGCTGCAAATGCCCGGCGACGCCGCCTACACCGCGACCAAGCACGCGGCGGTCGCCTTCGCCGAGTCGCTGGCCGTGACCTACGGGGACCGGGGCATCAAGGTCAGCGCGCTGTGCCCGCAGGGCGTGCACACCGGGCTGACCGCCGACCCCGGCGTCCGGTCGGTGCTGAGCGCCTTCGGCGAGATCATCACACCGGAGCAGGTCGCCGACGCGGTGGTGGAGGGGCTGGCCGACGAGCGGTTCCTGATCCTGCCGCACCCCGAGGTGGCCGAGCACGAGCAGGGCCGGGCGGCCGACCGCGACCGCTGGCTCTCCGGGGTCCGCCGCGCGGTCAGCCACCTGGACGTCAAGCTGAGCGAGCAGCCGCTGGTCCAGCCCCTCGGCTGA
- a CDS encoding LLM class F420-dependent oxidoreductase has translation MTSDAATPSAPRWGLTFPLDGIPLADQRKLVEALPDLGFTDLWSMETNGADAFTPLALASVWAPELNLGTAIVPVHTRGPALLAMQAAALAEAAPGRFTLGLGASSPVIVRDWNAVPHEQPYQRSRDVLRFLRAALAGQAVDEQYETFAVRRFRLERVPSPTPPVLLAALRPGMLRLAAREADGTILNWLSAEDVTTAVAEFERAGGAGKTVAARIFVCPTTDAAHARALGRRLIAGYLTVPAYAAFHRWLGREEQLKPMWEAWAAGDRKGAAASVPDEVVDALIVHGDADECRERIRRYAANGVTVPVPAVLPTPQMLDTTAEPRERRKAVAAAVLAVSPG, from the coding sequence ATGACCTCCGACGCCGCCACCCCGTCCGCCCCTCGCTGGGGCCTCACCTTCCCGCTGGACGGGATCCCGCTCGCCGACCAGCGCAAGCTGGTCGAGGCGCTGCCCGACCTGGGCTTCACCGACCTGTGGTCGATGGAGACCAACGGCGCGGACGCCTTCACGCCGCTCGCGCTGGCCTCGGTCTGGGCCCCGGAGCTGAACCTCGGGACGGCCATCGTGCCGGTGCACACCCGGGGCCCGGCGCTGCTGGCGATGCAGGCCGCCGCGCTGGCCGAGGCCGCCCCGGGACGCTTCACGCTGGGCCTCGGCGCGTCCTCGCCGGTCATCGTCCGGGACTGGAACGCGGTCCCGCACGAGCAGCCGTACCAGCGCAGCCGGGACGTGCTGCGCTTCCTGAGGGCCGCGCTCGCGGGCCAGGCGGTGGACGAGCAGTACGAGACCTTCGCGGTGCGCCGGTTCCGGCTGGAGCGGGTGCCCTCGCCGACCCCGCCGGTACTGCTCGCGGCGCTGCGCCCGGGCATGCTGCGGCTGGCCGCGCGGGAGGCCGACGGCACCATCCTCAACTGGCTCTCGGCCGAGGACGTGACCACCGCCGTCGCCGAGTTCGAGCGGGCCGGGGGCGCCGGGAAGACGGTCGCCGCCCGGATCTTCGTCTGCCCGACCACGGACGCGGCGCACGCCCGCGCCCTGGGCCGCCGACTGATCGCGGGCTACCTCACCGTCCCGGCCTACGCGGCCTTCCACCGCTGGCTCGGCCGGGAGGAGCAGCTGAAGCCGATGTGGGAGGCGTGGGCCGCCGGGGACCGCAAGGGCGCCGCCGCGTCGGTACCGGACGAGGTGGTGGACGCGCTGATCGTGCACGGCGACGCCGACGAGTGCCGGGAGCGGATCCGCCGTTACGCCGCCAACGGGGTGACCGTGCCGGTACCGGCGGTGCTGCCGACGCCGCAGATGCTGGACACCACGGCCGAGCCGCGCGAGCGGCGCAAGGCCGTGGCGGCGGCGGTGCTGGCGGTCAGCCCGGGCTGA
- a CDS encoding MazG family protein has protein sequence MADNDLSPNAPAPDAGRLVLLASTHRVAAGLLSWPAWEALRGASRVLVGNEGHPLLAPVRAAGVPVEVVDIERYALGSTLAEAAAPGTVVVWISGPDGDPGLADSLARIAVEGGLDPMPEIELLPGSWDLPGARLLDLVAVMDRLRSPGGCPWDAEQTHESLVRHLVEESYELVEAIEEGDREALLEELGDVLFQVFFHARIAEEDPAEPFGIDDIAGGLIDKLTYRHPHVFGDVHAPTAEQVEANWEQLKAVEKQRESVVDGVPVAQPALALAAKLHSRAVRAELDVPLPEADDLGARLLALAVEAQQQGLDPEAELRAAARRYREAIRQAEKQN, from the coding sequence ATGGCAGACAACGACCTCAGCCCGAACGCCCCCGCCCCGGACGCCGGACGCCTCGTCCTGCTGGCCAGCACCCACCGCGTCGCGGCGGGGCTGCTGTCCTGGCCCGCCTGGGAGGCCCTGCGCGGTGCCTCCCGGGTACTGGTCGGGAACGAGGGGCACCCGCTGCTGGCACCGGTCCGGGCGGCGGGCGTGCCGGTCGAGGTGGTGGACATCGAGCGCTACGCGCTCGGCAGCACGCTGGCCGAGGCCGCCGCCCCGGGCACGGTCGTGGTCTGGATCAGCGGCCCGGACGGCGACCCCGGCCTGGCCGACTCGCTGGCCCGGATCGCGGTCGAGGGCGGCCTGGACCCGATGCCGGAGATCGAGCTGCTGCCCGGCTCCTGGGACCTGCCCGGCGCCCGGCTGCTCGACCTGGTCGCGGTGATGGACCGGCTGCGGTCGCCGGGCGGCTGCCCCTGGGACGCCGAGCAGACGCACGAGTCCCTGGTGCGGCACCTGGTCGAGGAGTCCTACGAACTGGTCGAGGCGATCGAGGAGGGGGACCGCGAGGCGCTGCTCGAAGAGCTCGGCGACGTGCTGTTCCAGGTCTTCTTCCACGCCCGCATCGCCGAGGAGGACCCGGCGGAGCCGTTCGGCATCGACGACATCGCGGGCGGCCTCATCGACAAGCTGACGTACCGTCATCCGCACGTGTTCGGCGACGTGCACGCACCCACGGCCGAGCAGGTGGAGGCCAACTGGGAGCAGCTGAAGGCGGTTGAGAAGCAGCGCGAGTCGGTAGTGGACGGCGTACCGGTGGCGCAGCCCGCCCTCGCCCTCGCCGCCAAGCTCCACTCCCGGGCGGTCAGGGCCGAGTTGGACGTCCCGCTGCCGGAGGCGGACGACCTCGGCGCCCGGCTGCTCGCCCTCGCCGTCGAGGCCCAGCAGCAGGGGCTGGACCCCGAGGCCGAGCTCCGCGCCGCCGCCCGCCGCTACCGCGAGGCCATCCGGCAGGCCGAGAAGCAGAACTGA
- a CDS encoding glycosyltransferase family 39 protein yields the protein MTATTHDPALPEPLRPGPGPGPGPATVTAGAGPGGPVPVRPADPRWARPAFLALLLVTGVLYLWDLSASGWANQFYSAAVQAGSRSWEAMFYGSSDAANFITVDKPPAALWVMEVSTRIFGVNSWAILAPQALEGVASVAVVCLAVRRRFSAGAGLIAGAALALTPVAALMFRFNNPDALLALLLTLAGYATLRAQEQARTRWLLLASACVGTAFLTKTLQAFLIVPALGLVYAALAPTGVWRRVRQLALALVVLVVSGGWWVAVVELTPAQDRPYVGGSQNNSFLELTFGYNGFGRLDGSETGSVGGGGGGATGGTGMWGATGLTRLFGSDMGGQIAWLLPAALVLLLAGLWLTRRAARTDPARAALLLWGLALLTTFLTFSLMKGIFHPYYNVALAPYLAAITGMGAGLLWSRRREWFAAGALALAVGATAVCSYLLLERTPDWLPWLRYPVLIGGLLAALGLLAAGRVSTRLAAVPALVGLLAGLAGPAAYTLQTVGTGHSGSLPSAGPAVAGGGFGGFPGGGAGGGRGGTGGGHPGGFGGRTGQPGGTGAGQPPTGTGGGFPGGQGGTGTGTTPGTGTRTGGGTGGMGGGVGSLLNGSDPGSAVTALLKADASRYTWVAAGIGSQNAAGYQLATGDPVMAVGGFNGTDPAPSLAQFEAYVNAGRIHYFIGGGVGATGGSGSGDSSQIATWVAAHYTARTVDGVTLYDLTAPKSSS from the coding sequence ATGACCGCGACCACCCACGATCCGGCCCTGCCCGAACCGCTCCGGCCCGGCCCCGGCCCCGGCCCCGGCCCGGCCACCGTCACCGCCGGGGCCGGGCCCGGCGGGCCGGTGCCCGTCCGGCCGGCGGACCCGCGCTGGGCGCGGCCCGCGTTCCTGGCGCTGCTGCTGGTCACCGGGGTCCTGTACCTGTGGGACCTCAGCGCCTCCGGCTGGGCCAACCAGTTCTACTCGGCCGCCGTCCAGGCGGGCAGCAGGAGCTGGGAGGCGATGTTCTACGGCTCCTCCGACGCGGCCAACTTCATCACCGTGGACAAGCCCCCGGCGGCGCTGTGGGTGATGGAGGTCTCCACCCGGATCTTCGGCGTCAACTCCTGGGCGATCCTCGCCCCGCAGGCCCTGGAGGGTGTCGCCAGCGTCGCGGTGGTCTGCCTCGCGGTGCGCCGCCGCTTCTCGGCCGGGGCCGGGCTGATCGCGGGCGCGGCGCTGGCGCTCACCCCGGTCGCGGCGCTGATGTTCCGCTTCAACAACCCGGACGCCCTGCTCGCGCTGCTGCTCACGCTCGCCGGGTACGCCACCCTGCGCGCCCAGGAGCAGGCCCGCACCCGCTGGCTGCTGCTCGCGTCGGCCTGCGTCGGTACCGCCTTCCTGACCAAGACCCTTCAGGCCTTCCTGATCGTCCCCGCGCTCGGCCTGGTCTACGCCGCGCTGGCGCCGACCGGCGTGTGGCGGCGGGTCCGGCAACTGGCGCTGGCGCTGGTGGTGCTGGTCGTCAGCGGCGGCTGGTGGGTGGCCGTGGTCGAGCTGACCCCGGCGCAGGACCGGCCCTACGTCGGCGGCAGCCAGAACAACAGCTTCCTCGAACTCACCTTCGGCTACAACGGCTTCGGGCGGCTGGACGGCTCCGAGACCGGCAGCGTCGGCGGCGGCGGGGGCGGTGCCACCGGCGGTACCGGGATGTGGGGTGCCACCGGGCTCACCCGGCTGTTCGGCTCCGACATGGGCGGCCAGATCGCCTGGCTGCTCCCGGCGGCGCTGGTGCTGCTGCTCGCGGGCCTGTGGCTGACCCGCCGCGCGGCCCGCACCGACCCGGCCCGGGCGGCCCTCCTGCTCTGGGGGCTGGCGCTGCTCACCACCTTCCTGACCTTCAGCCTGATGAAGGGCATCTTCCACCCGTACTACAACGTCGCCCTCGCCCCCTACCTCGCGGCGATCACCGGCATGGGTGCCGGACTGCTCTGGTCCCGGCGGCGCGAGTGGTTCGCGGCGGGCGCGCTGGCGCTGGCGGTCGGCGCGACCGCGGTCTGCTCGTACCTGCTGCTGGAGCGCACCCCCGACTGGCTGCCGTGGCTGCGCTACCCCGTGCTGATCGGCGGACTGCTGGCGGCCCTCGGACTGCTGGCCGCCGGGCGGGTGTCCACCCGGCTGGCGGCGGTCCCGGCCCTGGTCGGACTACTCGCGGGGCTGGCCGGACCGGCCGCGTACACCCTGCAGACGGTGGGCACCGGGCACAGCGGTTCGCTGCCGAGCGCGGGACCGGCGGTGGCGGGCGGCGGCTTCGGCGGCTTCCCCGGTGGCGGGGCGGGCGGCGGTCGCGGCGGCACCGGAGGTGGGCACCCGGGCGGCTTCGGTGGCCGGACCGGGCAGCCGGGCGGCACCGGCGCCGGTCAGCCGCCCACCGGGACCGGCGGCGGCTTCCCCGGCGGCCAAGGCGGCACCGGCACCGGCACGACCCCCGGTACCGGAACCCGTACCGGCGGCGGGACCGGTGGCATGGGCGGCGGCGTCGGCTCGCTGCTGAACGGCTCCGACCCCGGCAGCGCCGTCACCGCGCTGCTCAAGGCCGACGCGTCCAGGTACACCTGGGTCGCCGCGGGCATCGGCTCGCAGAACGCCGCCGGTTACCAACTCGCCACCGGTGACCCGGTGATGGCCGTCGGCGGCTTCAACGGGACCGACCCGGCGCCGAGCCTCGCCCAGTTCGAGGCGTACGTCAACGCCGGACGGATCCACTACTTCATCGGCGGCGGCGTCGGCGCGACCGGCGGCAGCGGCAGCGGCGACTCCTCGCAGATCGCCACCTGGGTCGCCGCCCACTACACCGCCAGGACCGTGGACGGGGTCACCCTCTACGACCTGACCGCGCCCAAGAGCAGCAGCTGA